From Halobacteriovorax sp. GB3, a single genomic window includes:
- a CDS encoding DNA/RNA helicase domain-containing protein encodes MDSKIATEIKFEIIEDKFPLLEKSIKEYEKHCVTYLIHNDKHLYIGETSNFRKRVSDHSKNTEKRKKNLIRAKIITSDFFNKSAIYDIESKLINYMFADNKFEIINTKLNQNSHEYYMKKEINESLFRNIWNQLKEKKLVNNELIDLENTDLFKLSPFKEFSDQQMDIINSVVNLITEECQSNEEIISFDGSIVKKRKLKETEESILISGGPGTGKSLLIIKIVHLLLKKYMLEDAKIAICVPQTSLQSTLKKMLREAKIKAKIIKPIDMSKDLNEKYDLIIVDEAHRLKRHFNKQTKDLKHLENGKYNELDFAIKKSKHLILMYDEKQTIRPADLNLNEVNPKNYKTFKLTQQFRVKKGANYLQFIQDLLQITNKKPNNKDLGDYELSVFDDLQSLHNEIKEKNKELGHCRMGSGYYVKWISKKDKTLYDFEIEGLKAQWNTKIPGWVQDPKSVNEIGCIHTLQGQDLNYAGIIIGDDIYLDTTDMKIKINKSKYFDKNGTPINGTDKENIELENYIKNIYYVLLTRGMLGTFVFIKDENLRHYLKDALKQK; translated from the coding sequence ATGGATTCAAAAATAGCGACTGAAATCAAGTTTGAAATTATAGAGGACAAATTCCCACTCCTTGAAAAGAGTATCAAAGAGTATGAGAAACACTGTGTCACATATTTAATTCACAATGATAAGCACCTCTATATTGGTGAGACTTCAAACTTTAGGAAAAGAGTATCTGACCATAGTAAGAACACAGAAAAAAGAAAGAAGAATCTAATTAGAGCTAAGATTATCACTTCGGATTTTTTTAATAAAAGTGCCATCTATGATATTGAATCGAAGCTAATCAATTACATGTTCGCAGATAATAAGTTTGAAATCATAAATACAAAGCTCAATCAAAATTCTCACGAATACTACATGAAAAAAGAGATTAACGAGTCTCTTTTTAGAAATATCTGGAATCAATTAAAAGAAAAAAAACTTGTTAATAACGAACTTATAGATCTTGAAAACACAGATCTTTTTAAGCTTTCACCTTTTAAAGAATTCTCTGATCAGCAAATGGATATTATAAACAGCGTTGTTAATTTAATTACAGAAGAATGTCAGTCCAATGAAGAAATTATTAGCTTCGATGGAAGTATTGTTAAAAAGAGAAAACTTAAAGAGACAGAAGAATCAATTTTGATTTCCGGAGGGCCTGGTACAGGAAAATCCCTTTTGATCATAAAAATTGTTCACCTACTTCTAAAGAAATACATGCTTGAAGATGCCAAAATAGCAATTTGCGTTCCTCAGACCTCTCTTCAATCAACACTGAAAAAGATGCTAAGAGAGGCAAAAATAAAGGCCAAAATAATTAAGCCTATTGATATGAGTAAAGATCTTAATGAGAAATATGATTTAATTATCGTCGATGAAGCGCATAGACTAAAAAGGCACTTCAACAAACAAACCAAAGACCTAAAGCACTTAGAAAATGGTAAATACAATGAATTAGACTTCGCGATAAAGAAATCAAAACACTTAATTCTTATGTATGATGAAAAGCAAACAATTAGACCTGCTGATTTAAATTTGAATGAGGTCAATCCTAAAAATTACAAAACTTTTAAACTAACACAGCAATTTAGAGTGAAAAAAGGTGCTAACTACCTTCAATTCATTCAAGATCTTTTACAAATTACAAATAAGAAACCCAATAATAAAGATCTTGGAGATTATGAACTAAGCGTCTTCGATGATCTCCAAAGTTTGCACAATGAAATCAAAGAAAAGAATAAAGAACTTGGTCACTGTCGTATGGGGTCGGGATACTATGTAAAATGGATCTCTAAAAAAGATAAAACTCTTTATGATTTTGAGATAGAAGGCCTAAAAGCACAGTGGAACACGAAAATTCCTGGATGGGTTCAAGACCCAAAATCTGTAAATGAAATTGGATGTATTCACACTCTTCAGGGGCAAGACTTAAACTATGCAGGCATCATTATTGGTGATGACATCTATCTCGATACAACAGATATGAAAATAAAAATCAACAAGAGTAAGTACTTTGATAAAAATGGTACTCCAATCAATGGTACCGATAAAGAAAATATCGAGCTAGAGAATTACATTAAAAATATATACTACGTCCTCTTAACACGAGGTATGCTCGGCACTTTCGTGTTTATCAAGGACGAAAATCTTCGCCACTACTTAAAAGATGCTTTAAAACAGAAATAG
- a CDS encoding lanthionine synthetase C family protein → MNQNPKRHENLININWNKTKVINSIESIFKDTQKNFHTIEKQTMYFGKAGALFGLLKISKFLNRPLSLDSKNIISEVHKAYLENPDTENVVPSLYLGEVGILLVEYLVNPSEDLEEEIFQLVQSNIENPTLEALWAAPGTMIAANWFYNKTKKHEWKELFVDNAEYLIKKLKEEREEDLIWQQDLYGKKVRYVGAGHGYFGNMFGILKNIELLKSDDKEYVLSHIKMVLDKLAIEKDGTVNWAPVYPKNPEIKPLTQWCHGAPGIVNSLKLYPKHDPVVEDLLVKAGELIWKAGPLTKGIGICHGTDGNGFSFLQLYKRTGNGMWLERARMFAMHCLSQRKNEYTLFTGDIGLALYLIACVEETDNFSFLDDF, encoded by the coding sequence ATGAACCAAAACCCAAAAAGACATGAAAACCTAATCAACATAAACTGGAACAAAACCAAGGTCATCAATTCCATAGAATCAATTTTCAAAGACACCCAAAAAAACTTCCACACCATCGAAAAACAAACAATGTACTTTGGAAAAGCAGGCGCTCTTTTTGGTTTATTAAAAATATCAAAGTTCTTAAATCGTCCTTTGTCCCTAGATTCTAAAAACATAATTTCAGAAGTTCATAAAGCTTACTTAGAAAATCCTGATACTGAAAATGTAGTACCGTCTTTGTATTTGGGAGAAGTAGGAATTTTACTCGTTGAGTACTTGGTAAATCCATCTGAAGATTTAGAGGAGGAAATATTTCAATTAGTTCAAAGTAATATTGAAAATCCAACTTTAGAGGCCTTGTGGGCCGCGCCGGGGACAATGATCGCTGCGAATTGGTTTTATAACAAAACTAAAAAGCATGAATGGAAAGAACTGTTTGTTGATAATGCTGAATACCTTATTAAAAAGTTAAAAGAAGAAAGGGAAGAGGACTTAATTTGGCAGCAGGACTTGTATGGTAAGAAGGTTCGCTATGTTGGGGCCGGGCATGGTTACTTTGGTAATATGTTTGGGATTTTAAAAAATATCGAGCTATTAAAGTCTGACGACAAAGAGTATGTCTTATCTCATATTAAAATGGTGCTAGATAAATTAGCAATTGAAAAAGACGGTACAGTTAATTGGGCCCCTGTATATCCTAAAAATCCTGAAATTAAACCTCTGACTCAATGGTGCCATGGGGCGCCAGGTATCGTTAATAGTTTGAAGCTATATCCTAAACATGACCCAGTTGTAGAAGATTTACTAGTTAAAGCTGGTGAGCTTATATGGAAAGCTGGACCACTCACTAAAGGAATTGGAATCTGCCATGGAACAGATGGAAATGGTTTTTCATTCTTGCAGCTCTATAAAAGAACGGGCAATGGGATGTGGTTAGAAAGAGCGAGAATGTTTGCTATGCACTGCCTTTCTCAGCGTAAAAATGAGTACACTCTCTTTACTGGTGATATCGGCTTGGCCTTGTATCTGATAGCTTGCGTTGAAGAGACTGATAATTTTTCGTTTCTTGATGATTTTTAG
- a CDS encoding LysR family transcriptional regulator — translation MKITFQQLETFLKVAYYLNFSKAAEKLRLPATTVSSQISSLEKELGFKLFKRTSRMVTLTDKGLAYKESALKAYTILKEAQSINEIDAPLEGNIKLTLPIDIPRASFTKLIKSFQADYPLINFELILDDRVESLTDKDFDIAIRVGMPTQKDFICKSIGDTSFSFFASKEFIRKNKITMVSKKDYPQVLDCHGLLKSSKCNKSLKTNNFEMAKEFAINSMAISFLPNSLCEKEIKLKILQRIDSDISFKSKKIYLVYPSKNLLEKHVRRFIDYASRFDFYFGE, via the coding sequence ATGAAAATCACATTTCAACAATTAGAAACATTCCTAAAAGTTGCTTACTATCTTAATTTTTCAAAGGCCGCTGAAAAACTAAGATTACCTGCAACAACTGTCAGTTCTCAAATTTCAAGCCTCGAAAAAGAACTCGGCTTCAAACTATTTAAACGCACTTCTCGCATGGTCACTTTAACCGACAAAGGACTGGCCTATAAAGAATCCGCTCTTAAGGCCTATACCATCTTAAAAGAAGCCCAGAGCATTAACGAAATAGATGCACCTCTTGAAGGAAATATAAAACTAACTCTCCCTATTGATATACCGAGAGCGTCCTTCACCAAATTGATAAAGAGCTTTCAAGCGGATTACCCTTTAATTAATTTTGAACTAATTTTAGATGACAGAGTTGAAAGCCTTACTGATAAAGATTTCGATATCGCTATAAGAGTAGGAATGCCGACTCAAAAAGACTTTATCTGTAAATCAATCGGCGATACATCATTCAGCTTTTTCGCATCCAAAGAATTTATAAGAAAGAATAAAATCACTATGGTCTCTAAGAAAGACTATCCTCAGGTCCTTGATTGTCATGGCCTATTAAAAAGCTCTAAGTGCAACAAGTCCTTAAAGACAAATAATTTTGAAATGGCAAAAGAATTTGCAATCAATTCAATGGCAATATCATTTCTACCAAACAGTCTTTGTGAAAAAGAAATAAAGTTAAAAATACTACAAAGAATAGATTCAGATATTAGCTTTAAATCTAAAAAGATCTACCTGGTATATCCTTCTAAAAATTTATTAGAAAAGCATGTTCGTCGATTTATTGATTATGCTTCGAGGTTTGATTTTTATTTTGGTGAGTGA
- a CDS encoding DNA cytosine methyltransferase: MEKIYNFIDVFSGCGGLSYGLEQAGFRCLLGIDHDKDAIETFKLNHKDAETYCGDVRDLKNSMIKDLLQGESVDLVVGGPPCQGFSTIGKGNSDDPRNFLFLEFVRIVRLAKPKAVVIENVTGLLANKNKDVLKKIFSIFEDLGYQLDARVLSSDEYGVPEKRRRTIIIGCKEGMQPIFPTPSHGERGTKKVATVKDAFKSIKKKATYNDPATAQVKNDLDRKRLKYIPEGCGIRYKKDQEAYLPKSLHYDVIWEELREGRFRQTKLQRLSYSSPSFTILTSRTMYYHPIECRYLTAREAASIQSFPWDFHFVGSTTSVFKQIGNAVPVKMATAIGNALRESLSGKVLSIDKNKDFKKYAFHYNKEIAV, translated from the coding sequence ATGGAAAAAATATATAATTTTATAGATGTATTTAGTGGTTGTGGTGGCCTCTCATACGGATTAGAACAAGCTGGTTTCAGATGTCTCCTAGGTATAGATCATGATAAAGATGCTATTGAGACATTTAAATTAAATCATAAAGATGCTGAAACTTATTGTGGTGATGTTAGAGATCTCAAGAATTCGATGATTAAAGATCTACTACAGGGAGAAAGTGTTGACCTTGTTGTTGGTGGTCCGCCTTGCCAAGGATTCTCTACTATAGGAAAAGGTAATAGTGACGATCCTAGAAACTTTCTTTTTCTAGAGTTTGTAAGAATTGTAAGACTTGCAAAGCCCAAGGCAGTAGTTATAGAAAATGTAACAGGGTTATTAGCGAATAAAAACAAAGATGTTCTAAAAAAGATCTTTTCTATCTTCGAAGATTTAGGATATCAACTAGATGCTCGAGTTCTTTCTTCGGATGAGTATGGTGTACCAGAGAAAAGAAGAAGAACTATCATTATTGGTTGCAAGGAAGGAATGCAGCCGATCTTTCCAACACCTTCACATGGCGAAAGAGGAACTAAAAAAGTAGCAACGGTAAAAGATGCTTTTAAATCCATCAAGAAAAAGGCTACATACAATGATCCTGCTACTGCTCAAGTTAAAAATGATCTAGATCGAAAGCGACTTAAATATATTCCAGAAGGGTGCGGAATTAGATATAAAAAAGATCAAGAAGCCTATTTACCTAAAAGCCTTCATTATGATGTTATCTGGGAAGAGCTTAGAGAAGGTAGGTTCAGACAAACGAAACTACAAAGACTTTCGTACAGCTCCCCTTCTTTCACAATTCTTACTTCACGAACAATGTATTACCATCCTATAGAGTGTAGATATTTAACAGCTCGTGAAGCCGCATCTATTCAATCATTCCCATGGGACTTTCATTTTGTAGGAAGTACAACTTCAGTTTTTAAGCAAATTGGTAATGCTGTTCCAGTAAAAATGGCTACAGCTATAGGAAATGCACTTAGAGAGTCTCTCTCTGGTAAAGTACTATCAATAGATAAAAATAAAGATTTTAAGAAATACGCTTTTCATTACAATAAAGAGATTGCTGTCTAG
- a CDS encoding DUF4041 domain-containing protein, whose product MNNQVGIIFLLSLSVIGLLFLIIKVWKSKRIIEDQVKYLEEEKAKKEELEKSYFDLSKWKKDAELKLVKLNEYEIEKNELSKNVSELTTWKEETSKLIPEWRRKSDIVDQNIRLVEESADLEGKKNLLLTDIESMKLQLGELLEYQLLEESGVFNYKFHFQEINQYDDALAIIKESEKVLVKTSKAFNTKAKDLVGTPIMKSLEKISLLAFNSGADLITSNIKFNNYESCVSKLEKLFININNCLGPLSSEISSAYYEAKVKEMTISLEYEEEKQRIKQEQDDIKAQMREEQKNLQEAEKARDKAIEEEEKLEIALEMARKELEGKAEAERSDFEAKIKELEKQLEEAHQETERTISNAQITSVGHVYVISNLGSFGENIYKIGMTRRDDPMDRVRELGDASVPFRFDVHAMVFSDNARKLEADLHKYFDERRVNKINKRKEFFTVSLEEVEKACDELGYNIKLTKLAEAREYRESLDYDLEVA is encoded by the coding sequence ATGAATAACCAAGTTGGAATAATATTTCTTTTAAGTCTATCTGTCATCGGTTTGTTGTTTTTAATAATAAAAGTCTGGAAGTCAAAAAGAATAATCGAAGATCAAGTTAAATATCTTGAGGAAGAGAAAGCGAAGAAAGAAGAATTAGAAAAATCATACTTTGATTTGTCTAAGTGGAAGAAAGATGCTGAGCTAAAGCTAGTCAAGCTAAATGAATACGAGATCGAGAAGAATGAGTTATCAAAAAATGTCAGCGAACTTACTACATGGAAGGAGGAGACTTCAAAACTTATACCTGAATGGAGAAGAAAAAGTGATATTGTTGATCAAAATATTCGTTTGGTTGAGGAAAGCGCTGATCTGGAGGGAAAGAAAAATCTTTTGCTAACAGATATTGAAAGTATGAAGTTACAGCTAGGTGAGCTTTTAGAATATCAATTACTCGAAGAGAGCGGTGTTTTCAATTATAAATTTCATTTTCAAGAAATTAATCAATACGATGATGCTTTGGCTATAATTAAAGAAAGTGAAAAGGTATTAGTAAAAACGAGTAAAGCTTTTAATACTAAAGCGAAAGATCTTGTCGGAACACCCATTATGAAAAGTCTTGAGAAAATTTCATTGCTTGCATTTAATAGTGGAGCGGACTTAATAACTTCAAATATTAAATTTAATAATTATGAATCATGCGTAAGTAAGTTAGAAAAACTTTTCATAAATATAAATAACTGCTTAGGTCCTCTAAGTTCCGAAATATCTTCTGCTTATTACGAAGCAAAGGTAAAAGAGATGACGATATCTCTTGAATATGAAGAAGAGAAACAGAGAATTAAACAAGAGCAAGATGATATTAAGGCTCAAATGCGTGAAGAACAAAAAAATCTACAAGAAGCAGAAAAGGCTAGAGACAAGGCAATCGAAGAAGAGGAGAAACTCGAAATTGCACTAGAAATGGCACGAAAAGAGCTTGAAGGGAAGGCCGAGGCTGAAAGATCAGATTTTGAAGCTAAAATTAAAGAACTAGAGAAGCAGTTGGAAGAGGCACACCAAGAAACAGAAAGAACTATATCAAATGCACAGATAACAAGTGTAGGTCACGTTTATGTGATTTCGAACCTAGGATCTTTTGGAGAGAATATATATAAAATCGGAATGACTAGAAGAGATGATCCGATGGATAGAGTAAGAGAGCTAGGCGATGCATCAGTACCTTTTCGATTTGATGTTCATGCAATGGTTTTCTCAGATAATGCAAGAAAGCTAGAGGCCGATTTGCATAAATACTTTGATGAAAGAAGAGTTAATAAAATCAACAAAAGAAAAGAGTTTTTTACCGTATCATTAGAGGAAGTTGAAAAGGCTTGTGATGAGCTTGGCTATAATATTAAACTGACAAAGTTAGCAGAAGCTAGGGAGTACAGAGAATCTTTAGACTATGATTTAGAGGTCGCTTAA
- a CDS encoding DUF2958 domain-containing protein → MITKKRRLEALKKASRKKTNTAIAMMHFYNPIGKGDWFITHAQEIEGEIVFIGVVYFNSFQWQEFSLSKLKNTKLPFGEKIKYNPKFQPVSISVLKHLLSSGEDFRP, encoded by the coding sequence ATGATAACTAAAAAAAGAAGATTAGAAGCACTTAAGAAAGCTAGTCGAAAAAAAACAAACACAGCCATTGCAATGATGCACTTCTATAACCCAATAGGAAAAGGTGACTGGTTTATTACTCATGCTCAAGAGATTGAAGGAGAGATTGTATTCATTGGAGTCGTTTATTTCAATTCGTTTCAATGGCAGGAATTTTCTCTTTCAAAATTGAAAAATACAAAACTACCATTTGGCGAAAAAATTAAATATAATCCGAAGTTTCAACCAGTTTCTATTTCTGTTTTAAAGCATCTTTTAAGTAGTGGCGAAGATTTTCGTCCTTGA
- a CDS encoding helix-turn-helix domain-containing protein — MSEEVSVINDSKKIATMIKKIRKQRKITQTELADYAGLSRAGIAKIESGASDIKLSTLISIANLLGLDLYLKDRGSERGESL, encoded by the coding sequence ATGAGTGAAGAAGTATCAGTTATAAATGACAGCAAAAAGATAGCAACAATGATCAAAAAGATCAGAAAGCAAAGAAAGATCACACAGACTGAGCTTGCCGATTATGCAGGCTTATCGCGTGCAGGGATCGCAAAGATAGAATCTGGCGCAAGTGACATTAAGCTTTCAACATTGATCTCTATCGCAAACTTACTTGGCCTTGATCTTTATTTAAAAGATAGAGGTAGTGAGCGAGGGGAGTCGCTATGA
- a CDS encoding nucleotide pyrophosphohydrolase, which produces MKTIDVEKLNSVVSNFIEERDWDQFHSIKNLSMALSVETSELVEIFQWLKEEDSNNVKNDPKLKAKVEEEISDIFIYLMRIAIKSGVDIESSVLSKIEKNSEKYPVEKARGNARKYTDL; this is translated from the coding sequence ATGAAAACTATAGATGTAGAAAAGTTGAATTCAGTAGTATCTAACTTCATAGAAGAGAGAGACTGGGATCAATTTCATTCAATTAAAAACTTATCAATGGCCTTGTCTGTTGAGACTTCTGAGCTAGTTGAAATCTTCCAGTGGTTAAAAGAAGAAGACTCCAATAACGTAAAAAATGATCCGAAACTTAAAGCAAAAGTTGAAGAAGAGATTTCAGATATCTTCATCTATTTGATGAGAATTGCCATTAAGTCAGGCGTTGATATTGAAAGTTCTGTTCTATCAAAAATCGAAAAAAATTCTGAAAAGTACCCTGTTGAAAAGGCTAGGGGAAATGCTCGGAAGTATACTGATTTGTAA
- the yidD gene encoding membrane protein insertion efficiency factor YidD, protein MNSVAILLIKFYQVFISKMLGEGKCRFEPSCSSYALFAFRKHKFIKAYTLSRKRFSRCCPPYGGVDYEGISDD, encoded by the coding sequence ATGAATAGTGTTGCGATTCTTTTAATCAAATTTTATCAGGTTTTCATTTCAAAAATGCTGGGAGAGGGAAAGTGTCGCTTTGAACCTTCATGTTCTTCTTACGCTCTATTTGCGTTCCGAAAGCATAAATTTATTAAAGCATATACCTTAAGCCGCAAACGTTTTAGCAGGTGTTGCCCTCCTTATGGTGGAGTTGATTATGAGGGGATTAGTGATGATTAA
- a CDS encoding type II toxin-antitoxin system HipA family toxin: protein MIESLNLFYNEELVGVLIEDDEERLSFSYAKSWLEKKSSFAISINLPLREDPFGHMQTKAFFENLLPEGEVKQAIESLSQKNVTDEFHFLKEYGVDCAGAFILSPMEEAQKVDSFKSSEIEIEKIYEFLRDKRPLTGTIISEEGGRFSLAGAQDKFPVIFKEKKFFIPLNGEPTTHILKPHVRYHRNTEDTPYNEHFCMKLAGLIGLNVPKTILIEGEYPLYIVERFDRKIVKENTARIHQEDFCQAQGLTSRKKYEEDGGPKLFENYKLIKNNSAVPLKDLSQFLRWFWFNLLIGNNDCHSKNLSFLHTDKGIRLSPFYDLLCTSIYKGFTKKFSYTIGGNHDWYKLKTKNFEILASELEIKESLLFKEGKSVTQLISKEIDSLVDEFEENYGDIETAKLIKAEFYKRAKHLQKNIKGLN, encoded by the coding sequence ATGATTGAAAGCCTGAATCTTTTTTATAATGAAGAACTAGTCGGTGTGTTGATTGAGGATGATGAAGAAAGATTGTCCTTTTCATATGCGAAGAGCTGGTTAGAGAAGAAAAGTTCTTTTGCTATTTCAATTAATCTACCATTAAGAGAAGATCCCTTTGGTCACATGCAAACAAAAGCGTTCTTTGAAAACCTTCTTCCTGAGGGGGAAGTTAAGCAGGCCATTGAGAGTTTATCCCAGAAGAATGTAACAGATGAATTTCATTTCTTAAAAGAGTATGGAGTTGATTGTGCAGGTGCTTTTATTTTAAGTCCAATGGAAGAAGCGCAAAAGGTCGATAGTTTTAAATCTTCTGAAATAGAAATTGAAAAAATTTATGAATTTCTAAGGGATAAAAGACCACTCACCGGAACAATTATAAGTGAGGAGGGGGGACGTTTTTCTCTCGCTGGTGCTCAAGATAAATTTCCTGTTATATTTAAGGAAAAGAAATTTTTCATTCCTCTTAATGGAGAACCAACAACACATATATTAAAACCTCATGTTCGATATCATCGAAATACTGAGGATACTCCATATAATGAACATTTTTGCATGAAGCTTGCGGGGCTTATAGGTCTCAATGTTCCTAAGACAATTTTGATTGAAGGTGAATATCCTTTGTATATTGTCGAGCGATTTGATCGTAAGATCGTGAAAGAAAATACCGCTAGAATTCATCAAGAGGATTTTTGCCAAGCTCAGGGATTAACTTCAAGAAAGAAGTATGAAGAGGATGGTGGGCCTAAGTTATTTGAAAACTACAAATTGATTAAGAACAATAGTGCCGTTCCACTTAAAGACTTGTCTCAATTCTTGAGATGGTTTTGGTTTAACCTATTAATTGGAAACAATGATTGTCACTCAAAGAACCTAAGTTTTCTCCATACAGATAAGGGAATAAGGCTATCGCCTTTTTATGATCTACTTTGCACTTCAATTTATAAAGGGTTTACAAAAAAGTTCAGTTATACAATTGGTGGTAATCACGACTGGTATAAATTAAAGACGAAGAACTTTGAGATATTGGCAAGTGAACTAGAGATAAAGGAATCGCTTCTTTTTAAAGAAGGTAAGAGTGTAACCCAGTTAATATCGAAAGAGATTGACTCTCTTGTCGATGAGTTTGAAGAAAACTATGGTGATATTGAGACAGCAAAATTAATTAAGGCTGAGTTTTATAAGAGAGCGAAGCATTTGCAAAAGAATATAAAAGGACTTAATTAA